The DNA region TCAACAGAGCGCCTATTGTAGTTACGGAAGAATTGGTGCAAACCATGAAAAAGGGTGCTATAATAATAGATGTTAGCATTGATATGGGCGGTTGTTTTGAGTCTAGCGAGGTCACCAATCATAGACAGCCCACGTTTGTAAAACACGATGTGGTTCACTATTGCGTTCCCAATATACCAGCCAAATATCCTAAAACCTCCTCGGTTTCAATCAGTAACATCTTTACCCCCTATTTACTTAAAATTGGTGAAGATGGCGGTATTGAAAATTCTTTAAGATTTGACAAAGGTTTAAAAAATGGATTGTACTTTTACCACGGCATTTTAACAAATAGGTCGGTTGCAGAATGGTTCAATTTGGACTACAACGACATTAATTTGCTTATTTTTTAACCTGAATTCTACATTTTTTTCACTCATACTAATATGAAACTAATACAGCGTATTGGCTATTATTTAGGTGGTTTTGCCATTGGATTGGTTCTTTTGGCCTTTTTTTTAAGCGGAAAAAAAACCTCTTGCAGTTATGGTCCCGAAGCACGTGTTTTAAAAAACATCAATACCAAAAAAATCATTTTTTCACCCGAAGTGCTTAATAGTTTGAGCAAACATGCTTTAGATTCTACTTCTATTCAAACGATATTTAAAAAAGGGGATATTAATTTTTCGAAAAGCGAACCGAGAAAAGAACCTTGCGCTGAATATTTAATTGAGGGCGAACTTAAAAACGAACAAATTCTATTAACTGTTGAAAACTGCGATAGTACGGCTACGGTTACCAACTTAAACGTAGAGTCTGGTGATTATTAAACGTTCGTTCGATATTATTTTTTCAGCCATAGGCCTTATCGCACTTGCTCCTGTCCTCTTACTTATAGCAGTTGTAATCAAATTAGATTCGAAAGGCCCAGTCTTTTTTATTCAAGGACGTGTAGGCAAAAACAATAAGGATTTTAATATTTACAAGTTCCGAACCATGCGCGTGCAATCTGAAAAAGGCGGACTACTCACCTTGGGCAATAACGATTCTCGCATTACTAAAATCGGTTATTTTTTAAGACGTTATAAAATCGATGAATTCCCTCAGCTTATCAACATTTTAAAAGGCGACATGAGTTTTGTTGGGCCACGCCCAGAATTGCGCTATTATGTTAACTTTTACAATGAAGACGACATGAAAATATTCCAAGTTCGTCCAGGCATCACTGGCTTAGCCTCCTTAAAATACCGAAACGAAGTAGAACTTTTAAAAGCCGCAAAAGACCCGGAAGCCTTTTTTATTGAAACCATTATTCCCGATAAATTAAAATTCAACAAAGAATACATAAAAAGAAGAAACTTTTTTTTCGACCTAAAACTTATTACGCTTACCGTTGTAAAAGTGATAACCAAATAAATTCTGGATTACGCAATCAATTTTCCGTCATCAACCTTGATTTTGGCATAAATTAATTATTATTCATACTTTGTGTGCATAATAAAACCTTAAACCATTACTTTAGCGACACTGTTTTAATGAACGAAAAAATAGCTCTTCAAATAGATCAATTATTAATTGACAGTGGTTTGTTTCAAACTAAAGCCAAACCTACAGCCTACAATAACGATTTTAACTTTTCAAATGAAACTGTTTTAATAACCGGCGCAGCAGGGTCGGTTGGTGCTGAACTATCCAAACAACTTTTAAATTGTAATTATAAACACTTGATTTTGGTCGATATGGCAGAATCGCCACTTTACGATTTAATAAAAACATTTGAACTTAACCATAAAAACCACACCAGCTACCACCTTTTAAACATTAACGATTCGGCTTCGATACATTTTATTTTTGAAAAGTATAAACCCACGCTCGTTTTCCACGCCGCAGCCTATAAGCATGTGCCTTTAATGGAAGAACATCCGCTTGAAGGCATTAAGACCAATATTTTTGCCACAAAAGAATTAGCCGAACTTTCAATACAATATGGTGTTAAGAAATTTATTTTCGTTTCAACCGATAAAGCTGTGAATCCATCGGGTGTTATGGGAATGACCAAACGGATTGCCGAAAAGCACCTTTCCTATTTAAATGCACAATACCATACTGTTTTTCTGAACGCTAGATTTGGAAACATTTTAGGCTCTAATGGTTCGGTGGTACCTCTTTTCAAAAGGCAACTGAAAAACGGAAGCCCAATAACACTAACTCAAAAGGATATTTCCAGATATTTTATTTGTAAACGCAAAGCCTGTTACTTAATTCTAAAAATGGCAGATTTTGATAAAAACACAACCAATACTTTCACCTTCAACATGGGCGAACCCATTAAAATTGTTGATATTATACAGCGCATGTTAAAGTATTACAATAAGAATGTAAGCGATATTGAAATAAAGAATACCGGCCTGCGCCCCGGCGAGAAACTCTTCGAAGAAATGATTTCAGAAAACGAATATTTAGAACCTACACTCGTTGAAGATATTTGGGCCGTAAAGGAAAAAAACAAGCAGAAATTTGAGGCCATTGATTTCAAATCATTGGAGCAGGTTAATTTTTACACCCCATATTCCGAAATCAAATCTATTTTGAAAAACAATGTGTAACTAAGTTTTTCTGCGCTTCTTTTCTTTAGTCAACAATGCCAATTCCCTTCCTGTTTGTCCTGCCACCGAAGTGTTTTCTTCAGCCCTTCTAATTAAATAGGGCACCACATCTTTTACTGGGCCGAATGGCATGTATTTGGCAACGTTATATCCTTTGTGTGCTAAATTAAAGCTAATATGGTCGCTCATTCCATAAAGTTGCCCAAACCAAATCCGTGGATCATTATTTAAAATACCCTTTTCGGCCATTAAACGCATCAATAAATAGCAACTATCTTCATTATGGGTGCCCGCAAAAATGGATATGCGCGCCAAGTTTTCCATCATATACCGCAAACCCTTATTGAAATTGTCATCAGTAGCGAATTTACTGAAACAAATGGGCGAACTGTAATCCATAGCCTCTGCACGGTCGTTCTCCTTTTCCATGTAAGCACCACGAACCAATTTGTAGCCCAAAAAATAATTGCCCTTTATCGCTTTTTTATGTTCCCGTTTTAAAAACGCCATACGGTCGTGGCGATACATTTGCAAGGTATTGAAAACAATGGGTTTTTCGGTGTTGTATCTGGCCATCATTAGGGTGACTAAATCATCTGCAGCGGCTTGCATCCAACTTTCTTCGGCATCTATCAAAACAGCAATATCGTTTTTTTTAGCTTTTTTACAGACTTCATCAAAACGCCCAATAACTTTATTCCATTCAGCTTGCTCTTCATTAGTCAAAGTAACTTTGCTCCCTACTTTTTCATAAAGGGCAAAACGTCCGAATCCACTAGGTTTGAACACTGCAATAGGAATAGCCTCCCGTTCTTTTGCAAAATCGATAATTTTTAAAATTTTATCCTTCGCGGCATCAAATTCAGTTTCGGTTTCTTTGCCCTCCACAGAATAATCCAACACAGAACTCACTCCTTTTTCATACATTCTTTCAATAACCGATAAACAATCCTTCTCACTAACACCGCCACAAAAATGGTCAAAAACCGTAGCTTTTATGATTCCTTCCACCGGTAAATGAGTTTTAATTGCAAAATTAGTGACCACCGTTCCTATTTTAACTAAAGGTTCGATGGAAATCATTTTGAACAAATAATAGGCGCGTTCTAATTCTGAATCACTTTTTAGGGAAAATGCAATTTGGGTGTTATCGAATATTAAGTCTGTATTCATTAAATTTCAAATATTACATAACGAAGTTATCATTTTTTGTAAAATCTCCTTAATTTCACGGCGTTAAAAAATACCTAATATTTTATGGATTCTATTACCGCTAACGATAGCGTTATTCATTTCAACGAAACGTGCTATACTTCGTTAAACCAACACCTAAAAGAGCAAAATTTCTCTAAGATTTTTATTTTGGTTGATGAGAATACGCACGAGCATTGTTTGCCCAAATTTTTAAGTAAACTTTCAACCAATACCGAAATTGAAATTATTGAAATAGAATCTGGTGAAATCAACAAGACCATTGACACTTGTGTTGGTGTATGGAATACGCTTTCGGAGCTCAATGCCGACCGAAAAAGTTTGTTAATCAATATTGGTGGTGGGGTAATTACCGATTTGGGTGGTTTTGTTGCTTGTACATTTAAGCGTGGCATTGCCTACATTAACGTTCCCACTACCCTGCTCTCTATGGTTGATGCCTCTGTTGGCGGAAAAACTGGTGTTGATCTTGGTGTTTTAAAAAACCAAATTGGTGTGATCAGCAATGCACATCAAGTGTTAATCGATACGGAGTATTTAGATACGCTACCACAAAACCAAATGCGTTCGGGGCTGGCAGAAATGTTAAAACACGGACTCATTACTGGTGAAGATTATTGGAGTAACTTTTTGAATTTATCGAACCTATCGTTGGAGGATTTAGACCGTTTGATTCACGAATCGGTAATCATAAAAAAGAACGTCGTTGAGCAAGATCCTTTTGAAAATGGTCTTAGAAAAACGTTAAACTTTGGCCACACTCTTGGGCATGCGGTAGAATCGTATTTTTTAAGTCACCCTGAAAAAACAACTTTATTACATGGCGAAGCTATTGTGGTGGGGATGATTTTGGAGTGTTATATTTCATCAAAACTTCTTGGTTTCCCTGAAAAACAAGTTGATAATATTAAAGATTTGTTTTTGGGTTACTACGGAAAAGTCACTATCGAACAAAGCGATTATGCCCCAATAATTGATTTACTGAAATACGATAAAAAGAATAGCCATGGCAGCATCAATTTCGTGCTTTTAGAAGCCATAGGAAAGCACCAATTAGATTGTACCGTTGATGAAGATTTGATTATTGAATCTTTTAAATATTACTCAAAATAACATCATTGTAAATTTTATAAAACAAAAAAGTGAAATCTTACGATTTCACTTTTTTTATGTTCTAACTTAAAGTTTTTAAAATTAACTTGCCTTTGAAAATAAACGCTTAAAAAAGCCCTTTTTTTCATCAGCTGAATAATAGCCATAGCGAGCACCATAGCCAAAATTAGACTGGTCTACATCATTAACTACCAACATCATTCCATTTAACTTGTTCTTTTCATGTAATTCCTTAGTGAAATTTAAAATGGACTTCTCGGTATAACCAGCGCGTGTTAAGTAAATGGTGTGTCCTGCGAATTGACTGATCAATAAGGTGTCAGTTACAAGCATAGCAGGAGCAGTATCAACAATCACAAAATCATAGTCAACTGAAACTTCGTCAAACAATGGCTTCATACGCTCGCTCATCAATAACTCTGCTGGATTTGGTGGAATTTTTCCGGCCAAAATCATATCCATATTATTACCATCCAAATCAAAAGTATTAATAGTATCCTGAACGCTTATTGAATCGTCATTCAAATATTCCGTCAATCCAATTTTTGAACCCTCGCTGGCTTTGGCTTTTGCTTTTATGATATCTGTATTCGGGTTTCTAATATCAGCTCCCATCAACAAAACACGCTTACCGGTATTAGCTAAAGTAAGGGCTAGATTGGCACTAAAAAACGACTTACCCTCTCCATTGACCGTAGAAGTTACAAAAATAACATTGTCGTAAGCTTTTAAGCTTCTGGCTCGCCTAACGTAATCAAAATTGGTTCTAATGATTCTAAAAGATTCAGACAACAGAGACCTGTCGTTTTTTTGAACAAAAGCATTTTGAGTATTCCCCAATTTTAGTCTAGGTATTTCCCCTAAAACAGTAATGTTGCTTATAGTTCCAACCAAATCTTCTTTATTGTGAATTTTGTTATCCAATAAATCTCGGACATAAATAACACTAAAAGGCAAAAGCAAACCTATAAAAATTGAAGCGATGTAAATAAGGTTTTTGTCAGGCGATACTGGTGATGAATACCCGTAAGCTTGTTCAACTACAACAGCATTTGGAGAAGTAGCCGTTAAAGATATGGTGGCTTCTTCCCTTTTTTCCAAAAGGTACAAATACAATTGTTCTTTAGTACCTTGTTCCCTTTCAATATCCCGTAATTCCCGAGTTTGCCCAGGAACGGCATAAAGTTTCGAATTAACCTTACTCAACTGGTTTTGCAAGCTATTCATTCTCAACTTTACGGTTTTGGCTGAGTTATCCAAACTTTGTCTTAAACTATTTCTGAGTGTGCTTAATTGCTCATCCAAATTGATAATTATGGGGTTCTTCTCACTGGAGCTTCTTAAACGCGTTTGTCTTTCAGTTAATAACTCATTATACTTGGCAGCCGTGGCAGTAATAGATTCATCGGCAAGCCCCAAGTTTGTAGGAAGAGGGTCAAAGGAATCGCCAGGTTCCCCCAACTGACCTGTCATAAAGTTGATAGTATTCAACTCATTTTTCACAATGTTCAATTCTTGTTCGCTTTGAGCACTAACACCCAAGTACATATTGGCTTCTGAAGCTACATCGGTAAGTTTATTGCCCGTTTTGTAACTTTCAGCAACATCGTCCACTTTGGCTAAATCGGCTTCTATTAACTTTATACGGGCATCAATGAAATCGGCAGTGTTTTTGGATTTTATGTTCTTCTCCCTAATGGTGTTTTTGTTATAAACCGCTATCAAGGTATTTATGAAATCAATCGCTTTAGATTTCACGGGGTCCTGCATTGAGACCTTTACAATCCTTGAGTTCTTTTCAATAGGCTCGAGTTTGATTTTGTACTTAAAATACGGCACCAAACTAGAAATTGGTGTTATTTGAACACGGATATTTTTGCCTATTATATTTGAAGTATCTTCACTTTTAGGCGTTATAACTACCCCCCCTATTTTAGTTTTTATACTTTCGCCAAATTCCATTTTCTTTGGAGTATCATCTTCGTAAGCTTTGTAATTGAATTCCACATCTGATAATGGCTCAATATAAAAGTTCAACCAAGAACTGTTGATTATTGAATCCGATTCAATAAAATTGATGTTGAAAGGGGCTTTGTCATACAATTCTGTTTCATGGACTCTACCCTGAACAAAAAACTGGATATTTAAATCTAATTCTTCAATAACATCTTGAATGATTGTTCTTGAGGTAACAATAGCCACCTCATCTTCAAGTTTAGCGCTTTCAGTCCCTGAAAACATAGGCAAATCCTTAAATGCTGCTCCAGCTCCCGAACCTTCATCATCACTAACTATTTTCACCTTAGCGTATGCCTCATACTGTGGTGTTGTGTACCTGATATAAGTAAATGCTATGCCTACAGATAATAATAAACATAGTAAAAACCAGGGCCAACGTTTTGTGTATGATGACAGGGTTTTCTTTAAGTTAAAATCCTGAGAACTGGACGACTCAGAAAAGGAACTTTGATTATTTGTAGTCATAATGATAGTTTAATATTTAACGTGTTACAAGAATCACTATTCCCAAGATAAATGAAGAAATAGAAAGTACCGTTCCTAACCTAGCATCAACAAAATAACCAGATGCCGCAGAATGATTAGGCTCTACATAAATAATGTCGTTTTGGGTTAAAAAGTAAACGGGAGAATTGAAAAGTTCTTTGTTGGTCAAGTCCACACGGGTGTAAGTTTTAGTACCCTTAAAATCCCTAACTACTAACACGTTATCTCTACGGCCTTTAATAGTCAAATCACCTGCCGTTGCCAAAGCTTGCAATAATGTAATTCTTTCTCCGGTAATTGAAAATGTGCCAGGGTTTCTTACCTCTCCTAAAACGGAAATCCTAAAGTTTAAAATTCTAACAATAACAACGGGGTCTTTCAGATAACCTTCCTCTAGCTTTTGTTGGATAAGGTCTCTTACTTCACTTACCGTTAAGCCCAAAACTTTAATCTTTCCTAAAACAGGAAATTCAATATTTCCGTTTACGTCAACCAAGTAATTTATAATTTGACCTGCAGAACCAGCCTCTCTAAACAAATTAAATGGCTTTGACGCTTCCATATCAAAAGTTGACACAGAAATACTCAGGTTGTCGTCAATCTTTATT from Tamlana crocina includes:
- a CDS encoding sugar transferase → MIIKRSFDIIFSAIGLIALAPVLLLIAVVIKLDSKGPVFFIQGRVGKNNKDFNIYKFRTMRVQSEKGGLLTLGNNDSRITKIGYFLRRYKIDEFPQLINILKGDMSFVGPRPELRYYVNFYNEDDMKIFQVRPGITGLASLKYRNEVELLKAAKDPEAFFIETIIPDKLKFNKEYIKRRNFFFDLKLITLTVVKVITK
- a CDS encoding polysaccharide biosynthesis protein; its protein translation is MNEKIALQIDQLLIDSGLFQTKAKPTAYNNDFNFSNETVLITGAAGSVGAELSKQLLNCNYKHLILVDMAESPLYDLIKTFELNHKNHTSYHLLNINDSASIHFIFEKYKPTLVFHAAAYKHVPLMEEHPLEGIKTNIFATKELAELSIQYGVKKFIFVSTDKAVNPSGVMGMTKRIAEKHLSYLNAQYHTVFLNARFGNILGSNGSVVPLFKRQLKNGSPITLTQKDISRYFICKRKACYLILKMADFDKNTTNTFTFNMGEPIKIVDIIQRMLKYYNKNVSDIEIKNTGLRPGEKLFEEMISENEYLEPTLVEDIWAVKEKNKQKFEAIDFKSLEQVNFYTPYSEIKSILKNNV
- a CDS encoding proline dehydrogenase family protein — protein: MNTDLIFDNTQIAFSLKSDSELERAYYLFKMISIEPLVKIGTVVTNFAIKTHLPVEGIIKATVFDHFCGGVSEKDCLSVIERMYEKGVSSVLDYSVEGKETETEFDAAKDKILKIIDFAKEREAIPIAVFKPSGFGRFALYEKVGSKVTLTNEEQAEWNKVIGRFDEVCKKAKKNDIAVLIDAEESWMQAAADDLVTLMMARYNTEKPIVFNTLQMYRHDRMAFLKREHKKAIKGNYFLGYKLVRGAYMEKENDRAEAMDYSSPICFSKFATDDNFNKGLRYMMENLARISIFAGTHNEDSCYLLMRLMAEKGILNNDPRIWFGQLYGMSDHISFNLAHKGYNVAKYMPFGPVKDVVPYLIRRAEENTSVAGQTGRELALLTKEKKRRKT
- the aroB gene encoding 3-dehydroquinate synthase; amino-acid sequence: MDSITANDSVIHFNETCYTSLNQHLKEQNFSKIFILVDENTHEHCLPKFLSKLSTNTEIEIIEIESGEINKTIDTCVGVWNTLSELNADRKSLLINIGGGVITDLGGFVACTFKRGIAYINVPTTLLSMVDASVGGKTGVDLGVLKNQIGVISNAHQVLIDTEYLDTLPQNQMRSGLAEMLKHGLITGEDYWSNFLNLSNLSLEDLDRLIHESVIIKKNVVEQDPFENGLRKTLNFGHTLGHAVESYFLSHPEKTTLLHGEAIVVGMILECYISSKLLGFPEKQVDNIKDLFLGYYGKVTIEQSDYAPIIDLLKYDKKNSHGSINFVLLEAIGKHQLDCTVDEDLIIESFKYYSK
- a CDS encoding polysaccharide biosynthesis tyrosine autokinase, with the translated sequence MTTNNQSSFSESSSSQDFNLKKTLSSYTKRWPWFLLCLLLSVGIAFTYIRYTTPQYEAYAKVKIVSDDEGSGAGAAFKDLPMFSGTESAKLEDEVAIVTSRTIIQDVIEELDLNIQFFVQGRVHETELYDKAPFNINFIESDSIINSSWLNFYIEPLSDVEFNYKAYEDDTPKKMEFGESIKTKIGGVVITPKSEDTSNIIGKNIRVQITPISSLVPYFKYKIKLEPIEKNSRIVKVSMQDPVKSKAIDFINTLIAVYNKNTIREKNIKSKNTADFIDARIKLIEADLAKVDDVAESYKTGNKLTDVASEANMYLGVSAQSEQELNIVKNELNTINFMTGQLGEPGDSFDPLPTNLGLADESITATAAKYNELLTERQTRLRSSSEKNPIIINLDEQLSTLRNSLRQSLDNSAKTVKLRMNSLQNQLSKVNSKLYAVPGQTRELRDIEREQGTKEQLYLYLLEKREEATISLTATSPNAVVVEQAYGYSSPVSPDKNLIYIASIFIGLLLPFSVIYVRDLLDNKIHNKEDLVGTISNITVLGEIPRLKLGNTQNAFVQKNDRSLLSESFRIIRTNFDYVRRARSLKAYDNVIFVTSTVNGEGKSFFSANLALTLANTGKRVLLMGADIRNPNTDIIKAKAKASEGSKIGLTEYLNDDSISVQDTINTFDLDGNNMDMILAGKIPPNPAELLMSERMKPLFDEVSVDYDFVIVDTAPAMLVTDTLLISQFAGHTIYLTRAGYTEKSILNFTKELHEKNKLNGMMLVVNDVDQSNFGYGARYGYYSADEKKGFFKRLFSKAS
- a CDS encoding polysaccharide biosynthesis/export family protein — translated: MISTLFATSCSPKKEVAYFQNAKNFETIVDTDTFEPKIKIDDNLSISVSTFDMEASKPFNLFREAGSAGQIINYLVDVNGNIEFPVLGKIKVLGLTVSEVRDLIQQKLEEGYLKDPVVIVRILNFRISVLGEVRNPGTFSITGERITLLQALATAGDLTIKGRRDNVLVVRDFKGTKTYTRVDLTNKELFNSPVYFLTQNDIIYVEPNHSAASGYFVDARLGTVLSISSFILGIVILVTR